One region of Mesobacillus boroniphilus genomic DNA includes:
- a CDS encoding dicarboxylate/amino acid:cation symporter: MKLTTRILIGLGLGAMTGLILNIFSPELFTVLDKFLFTPLGKIFINLISMLVVPIVLFSIILGTAGLGDPKKLGRIGFKTVSFFLATTAIAISIGLALAYLIKPGLIGQFDTSGAEFKAEKAPPVSDTFLNLIPANPFEALTAGNMLQVIVLALFIGIALTALGEKTKGIFNLIEQGNEIMMYLVGLVMKFAPYGTFGLIATAIGSQGLDAIKAMGVYMIVVVLALVVHALITYGSSVYFIGKKNPFWFFKQFSPAMGVAFSTSSSNATLPVSMETAQKNLRVPESVSSFVQPLGATINMDGTAIMQGVATLFIAQVYGADLTLAELLTVVLTAVLASIGTAGVPGVGLIMLAMVLQSVGLPVEGIGLILGIDRLLDMARTAVNITGDAACAVIVSESEKKHALRPAKSKVKNVAEERTLEYSE, encoded by the coding sequence ATGAAGTTAACGACTAGGATTTTGATTGGCCTTGGCCTTGGCGCAATGACCGGGCTGATTCTCAACATTTTTTCACCCGAATTATTCACTGTTTTGGATAAATTCTTATTTACGCCTCTTGGCAAGATCTTCATCAATTTAATCAGTATGCTTGTCGTACCAATTGTCCTTTTTTCGATTATTCTCGGAACCGCTGGATTAGGGGATCCAAAGAAACTCGGCAGGATAGGTTTCAAGACTGTAAGCTTCTTTTTAGCGACTACAGCCATTGCGATATCCATTGGTCTTGCTCTGGCATATTTAATCAAGCCTGGCTTGATAGGCCAGTTTGATACGAGTGGAGCAGAATTCAAGGCTGAGAAAGCTCCGCCGGTAAGTGACACCTTTTTAAATCTTATTCCGGCGAACCCGTTTGAAGCACTGACAGCTGGCAATATGCTGCAAGTTATCGTTTTAGCGTTATTCATCGGGATTGCGTTAACGGCACTTGGTGAAAAAACGAAAGGGATTTTCAACCTGATTGAACAAGGCAATGAAATCATGATGTATTTGGTAGGCCTTGTCATGAAGTTTGCACCATATGGAACGTTTGGTTTGATTGCAACTGCAATCGGCAGCCAGGGGCTTGACGCCATCAAGGCGATGGGAGTATATATGATTGTCGTTGTTCTCGCACTAGTTGTCCATGCACTCATTACTTATGGGTCAAGTGTATATTTTATTGGGAAGAAAAATCCTTTCTGGTTTTTCAAGCAATTCTCTCCAGCGATGGGCGTTGCCTTCAGTACATCGAGCAGTAATGCAACACTTCCCGTATCAATGGAGACAGCACAGAAAAACCTTCGTGTCCCTGAATCTGTCAGCAGCTTTGTGCAGCCTCTTGGAGCAACGATCAATATGGACGGAACCGCAATCATGCAGGGAGTAGCTACCCTCTTCATAGCACAGGTATACGGTGCCGATCTCACATTGGCCGAGCTTCTGACAGTTGTACTGACTGCCGTGCTTGCAAGTATTGGGACCGCAGGAGTTCCAGGCGTTGGTTTGATCATGCTGGCGATGGTACTTCAATCTGTAGGTCTGCCTGTTGAAGGGATTGGCCTGATACTCGGCATCGATCGTCTGCTGGATATGGCTCGTACCGCAGTCAATATCACCGGCGATGCAGCTTGTGCAGTCATTGTCTCTGAATCAGAAAAAAAGCATGCATTACGACCGGCTAAAAGCAAAGTGAAAAATGTGGCAGAAGAGCGCACACTTGAATATTCCGAATAA
- a CDS encoding histidine kinase N-terminal domain-containing protein, which yields MLPITDNRLLSFLTSEKQNLIAEWTEKIIVSEDDPYKEKIRNNAENMYVIILSVFSKTSEELEEHLQKLAFLVGEERVRADINIGDFVYNVNSGRSVLYKHLHKMNMEWEEMQEAINRINYCFDTFLYYAVSYYNEQKNKVIEEKNQFIDSTHKDRLTLLGQMTSSFIHEFRNPLTSIQGFIQLLKSEHQDMKYLDIISSELEQLNFRISQFLLLSKKELIGKEKTLFSLNRMIEEVLNFLYPSILDTNVRIIKEVAEDMDLYGYADEIRQVLINIIFNAIDVLSQYRDDPQIEIKGFFVNDTHIKIEISNNGPIIPDHLLKTIFEPFVTTKTLGTGLGLFVCREIIEKHKGILACSSEPDKTSFIMLLPLTRIEI from the coding sequence ATGCTGCCAATTACGGATAACCGATTGCTTAGCTTCCTGACTAGTGAAAAACAAAACCTTATCGCCGAATGGACGGAGAAAATAATCGTCTCTGAAGATGATCCATATAAAGAGAAAATAAGAAATAACGCTGAGAATATGTATGTAATCATTCTCTCTGTTTTTTCTAAGACAAGTGAAGAATTGGAGGAACACCTGCAAAAGCTTGCTTTTCTGGTAGGAGAAGAACGTGTTCGGGCTGACATCAACATTGGAGATTTTGTCTATAATGTCAATTCAGGAAGATCCGTTCTCTACAAGCATCTTCACAAAATGAATATGGAATGGGAGGAAATGCAAGAGGCGATCAACCGGATCAATTACTGTTTTGATACCTTTTTGTATTACGCAGTATCCTATTACAATGAACAGAAAAACAAGGTCATCGAAGAAAAGAACCAGTTCATCGATTCAACACATAAAGACAGACTGACATTGCTTGGACAAATGACATCAAGCTTCATACATGAATTCCGCAATCCATTAACTTCCATTCAGGGCTTTATCCAGCTATTGAAATCTGAACATCAAGACATGAAGTATCTGGATATTATCTCAAGCGAGCTCGAACAATTGAATTTCCGGATTTCGCAATTTCTGCTTTTATCAAAAAAAGAGCTGATTGGAAAAGAAAAGACCCTTTTCTCATTGAATAGAATGATTGAGGAAGTATTAAATTTCCTATATCCAAGCATCCTGGACACGAATGTCCGGATTATCAAGGAAGTAGCGGAGGATATGGATTTGTATGGCTATGCTGATGAAATCAGGCAGGTCCTCATCAATATTATATTTAATGCTATTGATGTATTGAGCCAGTACCGTGATGATCCACAAATTGAAATAAAAGGATTTTTCGTGAATGATACCCATATCAAAATTGAAATTTCAAATAACGGACCAATAATTCCTGACCATTTACTTAAAACAATCTTCGAACCATTCGTCACTACCAAAACACTTGGGACCGGACTTGGTTTATTCGTCTGCCGGGAAATCATCGAAAAGCACAAAGGAATTCTCGCCTGTTCATCAGAACCAGACAAGACGTCTTTCATCATGCTGCTGCCTTTAACGAGAATAGAGATTTAA
- the thiT gene encoding energy-coupled thiamine transporter ThiT, with amino-acid sequence MKQKQTLFLVEIAVFSALAYLLDLFSGFLFSRIWPQGGSVSIAMVPVFLMAFRWGLKGGILTGFIFGLLQFILGMSQIYHPVQGVLDYLIAFAVLGMAGFFAAQVKAAMQGGNRRKWIGYVVAGVFIGSVLRFIAHFLSGWIFFGSYAPEGQPAWLYSVIYNGTYMLPSMILSAILVTLVISYAPSRMVQSTQVSNKI; translated from the coding sequence ATGAAACAAAAACAAACTCTCTTTTTAGTGGAAATTGCCGTATTTTCCGCACTGGCTTATTTGCTTGATTTATTTTCCGGATTTTTATTTTCAAGAATCTGGCCACAGGGCGGTTCAGTATCGATTGCGATGGTGCCTGTATTCCTGATGGCTTTCCGTTGGGGACTTAAGGGCGGAATTCTTACCGGGTTCATATTTGGTCTTTTGCAATTCATTCTTGGCATGTCACAAATTTATCATCCGGTACAAGGCGTGTTGGATTATCTCATTGCCTTCGCTGTACTTGGTATGGCAGGATTCTTTGCTGCCCAGGTGAAAGCTGCAATGCAGGGCGGGAACAGAAGGAAATGGATTGGTTATGTAGTAGCCGGTGTTTTTATTGGAAGCGTACTCCGTTTCATTGCCCATTTTCTTTCCGGCTGGATTTTCTTCGGAAGCTATGCCCCTGAAGGCCAGCCAGCATGGCTTTATTCAGTCATTTATAACGGGACCTACATGCTTCCAAGTATGATTTTAAGTGCCATTCTTGTCACTCTTGTAATTAGCTACGCACCCTCAAGAATGGTTCAATCAACACAAGTAAGCAATAAAATATGA
- a CDS encoding FeoA family protein yields MLGKLKTGEKGRIMNISSADKFVRRRLLDLGIAEGSEVCVKCILPFGGPVMVESCGQCIGIRRKEALRIEVERV; encoded by the coding sequence ATGCTGGGAAAATTAAAGACTGGTGAAAAAGGCCGGATCATGAATATTTCGAGTGCTGACAAATTTGTCAGAAGAAGATTGCTTGATTTGGGAATAGCGGAAGGCTCTGAAGTGTGCGTGAAATGCATCCTGCCTTTTGGAGGCCCAGTCATGGTTGAATCATGCGGGCAATGCATAGGCATTCGCCGCAAAGAAGCACTAAGGATTGAAGTGGAGCGAGTATGA
- the feoB gene encoding ferrous iron transport protein B gives MNIALIGNPNTGKTSLFNNLTGSYEYVGNWSGVTVEKKVGLFKNGKNQLIDLPGVYTLNPLSKDEGVVTNFFLNEPFEKLLNILDASQLRRNLHLTMQLLEYGAPVIIGLNMLDVAKNRGIQIDIHKLSESLGVTVAPVVARTGKGCNELAELVTGGAIGTGKNNLVYYGKAIEAGILELENKLAGKVQHPVRWLALQLFEGNPYVKSYLASILPMAELETLIKSVTVSQQQSAGSKQALDQAIHRKRSEVIDKIVSAATTKQDNKKVPHTEKVDMVVTNKFLGIPIFLFLMYIMFMLTFDWLGFPLSDALDSFLSGPLTSGITAALTAAGASSFIKDLVLDGIVAGVGGVLVFVPQIFILFFFISLLEDSGYMARVALVMDRLMESVGLNGKAFIPMMIGFGCNVPGIMAARTIETPKERLMTILLTPLMSCSARLPVYALFVGAFFVEHKAAIVLSLYVLGVVIALILAKVFSETLLKGETSVFVIELPPYRLPQGRALWRSTWDKGKGFIRKAGTFIFAGSVLIWLLAYAGPEGMNVSMDDSYLALLGGIFAPLFAPIGFGTWQASASLFTGFLAKESIISTMNIIYFVPDEASLQGLLAAHYTPLAAYSFMVFILLYIPCLATTATIYKETGSTRWTAFSIAYALIIAYLLSLAIYQGGMLFGLS, from the coding sequence ATGAATATTGCGCTCATTGGCAACCCGAATACAGGAAAAACATCATTGTTTAATAACTTAACAGGCTCCTATGAATATGTCGGTAACTGGAGCGGGGTGACAGTCGAGAAGAAAGTGGGTCTTTTTAAAAACGGAAAGAATCAGCTTATCGACCTGCCTGGGGTTTATACTCTCAATCCGCTCTCGAAGGATGAAGGTGTCGTTACGAATTTCTTCCTGAATGAACCGTTTGAAAAACTTCTGAATATCCTGGATGCTTCCCAGTTAAGAAGAAATCTTCACCTGACTATGCAGCTTTTGGAATACGGTGCGCCGGTCATTATCGGCTTAAACATGCTGGATGTGGCGAAAAACAGGGGCATTCAAATCGATATTCATAAACTGTCTGAATCACTGGGAGTGACAGTAGCTCCTGTGGTTGCAAGGACGGGCAAAGGATGTAATGAACTTGCGGAGCTGGTGACTGGTGGAGCTATCGGCACAGGGAAGAACAATCTCGTTTATTATGGAAAAGCGATTGAAGCTGGAATCCTCGAACTTGAGAACAAACTGGCTGGGAAGGTACAACATCCCGTTCGCTGGCTTGCTCTTCAGCTGTTTGAAGGCAACCCCTATGTAAAAAGCTATCTAGCATCAATTTTGCCTATGGCTGAATTAGAAACATTGATCAAGTCTGTTACTGTATCCCAACAACAAAGTGCAGGCAGCAAACAAGCACTTGACCAGGCAATCCACCGGAAGCGAAGTGAAGTGATCGATAAAATCGTATCTGCTGCCACCACGAAGCAGGATAATAAAAAGGTCCCGCATACTGAGAAGGTTGACATGGTTGTAACGAATAAATTTCTCGGAATTCCGATTTTTCTATTCCTTATGTATATCATGTTCATGCTTACCTTCGACTGGCTTGGCTTCCCGCTGTCGGACGCATTGGATTCATTTCTGTCCGGGCCATTAACATCAGGAATTACAGCAGCACTGACTGCAGCGGGTGCTTCATCATTCATCAAAGACCTTGTTCTTGATGGAATTGTTGCCGGGGTAGGGGGAGTCCTTGTCTTCGTGCCACAAATCTTCATTTTATTCTTTTTCATATCCTTACTTGAGGATTCGGGTTATATGGCCCGTGTCGCGCTAGTTATGGACCGCTTAATGGAATCAGTCGGTTTGAACGGGAAGGCGTTCATTCCGATGATGATCGGATTTGGCTGTAACGTACCAGGCATTATGGCAGCAAGGACCATTGAGACACCGAAGGAAAGGCTGATGACCATCCTGTTGACGCCACTTATGTCATGTTCAGCCCGATTGCCTGTATACGCCTTGTTTGTCGGAGCATTTTTTGTAGAACATAAGGCAGCTATCGTATTGAGTTTATATGTTTTAGGAGTAGTGATTGCACTTATTCTGGCCAAGGTATTCTCGGAGACTCTTTTAAAAGGTGAAACTTCAGTATTCGTCATTGAACTTCCGCCATACAGGCTGCCGCAGGGAAGAGCGCTTTGGAGAAGCACATGGGATAAGGGAAAGGGATTCATAAGGAAGGCTGGAACATTCATCTTTGCCGGCTCCGTCCTGATATGGCTGCTTGCCTACGCTGGTCCGGAAGGCATGAATGTCAGCATGGATGATAGCTATTTAGCGCTTCTTGGAGGGATTTTCGCACCGTTGTTTGCCCCTATTGGTTTCGGCACATGGCAGGCCAGTGCATCCCTTTTCACAGGCTTCCTTGCAAAAGAATCCATTATATCAACGATGAATATCATTTATTTTGTACCAGATGAAGCAAGTTTGCAGGGATTGCTTGCTGCTCATTACACACCATTGGCTGCATACAGCTTCATGGTCTTTATCCTGTTATACATTCCTTGTCTTGCAACTACTGCAACCATTTACAAGGAGACCGGGTCGACACGCTGGACCGCTTTTTCAATCGCTTATGCGCTAATTATCGCATATCTATTGTCGCTGGCTATTTATCAAGGTGGCATGCTGTTTGGATTAAGCTAA
- a CDS encoding FeoB-associated Cys-rich membrane protein: MIANILIGGAVFGYAGWAFYRFIKKSKEGKCASCSIQSSCSSNCSISQEKHIK; the protein is encoded by the coding sequence ATGATCGCAAATATCTTAATCGGCGGAGCCGTATTCGGATACGCCGGATGGGCCTTCTACCGATTCATCAAGAAATCAAAGGAAGGAAAATGCGCTTCCTGTTCCATCCAAAGCTCTTGTTCAAGCAATTGCAGCATCAGCCAGGAAAAACACATAAAATAA
- a CDS encoding helix-turn-helix transcriptional regulator: MTRDEIISRVSEKVRVLRAEVGYTQDKMADIIGISKKTLVQIEKGRAQAGWSTVVAISALFRETETIQFLFGNEPLEVLETIAHEGSDYRKEKTLGGKVWWREVARIGGFVMQQNILSQHYRILDQDDFRIFSSFEENETKERLEEIADEAMKG, translated from the coding sequence ATGACCAGGGATGAAATCATTAGCAGGGTTTCGGAAAAAGTAAGGGTGCTGCGGGCAGAAGTCGGTTACACACAGGATAAAATGGCTGATATCATTGGAATTTCCAAAAAGACGCTTGTCCAGATTGAAAAGGGCAGGGCTCAAGCCGGCTGGTCTACAGTCGTGGCAATTTCCGCCTTGTTCAGGGAAACCGAGACAATCCAATTTTTGTTCGGAAATGAACCATTAGAGGTTCTTGAAACCATCGCCCATGAAGGTTCAGATTATCGCAAAGAGAAAACATTGGGCGGTAAAGTTTGGTGGAGGGAAGTAGCTAGGATTGGCGGATTTGTCATGCAGCAAAACATTCTTAGCCAACATTACAGGATTCTGGATCAAGATGATTTTCGGATATTCAGCAGCTTTGAAGAAAACGAAACAAAAGAGCGGTTAGAGGAGATTGCTGACGAAGCGATGAAAGGGTAA
- a CDS encoding universal stress protein → MAGIKNVVLAYDDSEGSKKALQLAKEITSNKVGVKLYVGHVYEEKIKSELVETNERPIEPLPINNFPADGVQVPPLAMEQGALDKSEHSIITHSSEQAFNNAKAVLDALKIDTEYSILEGSPSESIIEFAKDVDADLIIIGQSGDEGIKRKILGGVSQKVANNAHCHVLIAK, encoded by the coding sequence ATGGCTGGAATAAAAAATGTGGTTCTCGCTTACGATGATTCTGAAGGCAGCAAGAAAGCCCTGCAATTGGCAAAGGAGATCACTAGTAATAAAGTAGGCGTAAAGTTGTATGTTGGCCATGTATATGAAGAAAAAATTAAAAGCGAATTGGTTGAAACGAATGAGCGCCCTATTGAGCCTCTGCCTATCAACAACTTTCCGGCAGATGGTGTTCAGGTGCCTCCACTGGCTATGGAACAAGGTGCACTCGATAAATCAGAGCACTCGATCATTACCCACAGTTCTGAACAAGCGTTTAATAACGCAAAGGCCGTGCTGGATGCTCTCAAGATAGACACTGAATACTCCATCCTCGAGGGAAGTCCATCTGAGAGTATTATAGAATTTGCCAAGGATGTAGATGCTGATTTAATCATCATTGGCCAGTCGGGAGATGAAGGTATCAAACGAAAGATTCTCGGTGGCGTTAGTCAAAAGGTAGCCAATAACGCACATTGCCATGTACTCATTGCTAAATAA
- a CDS encoding transglycosylase domain-containing protein, whose translation MNQVLVLSVSTAILTFLSFFHVYSEGADISALNDDMAQSTVIYDANGEVASKISALKNEGIKIEDVPDHVKNAVIAIEDHRFYEHDGVDLVGISRAFVQNVKAGSIVEGGSTITQQLTKNALLSSEKTYKRKLEEFFMAREIEKQYSKDEIMQMYLNRIYFGNGSWGIKRAAMGYFGKEVKDLSVSEAAMIAGLIKAPSALDPNKNYEEAMDRRNLVLQMMKTHGFIKEEEYKQAVAEELVLNEKGGDPLRGRYPYYVDHVIDEAIKKYGLTQEQILTGGLQIHTELDVTMQSAVEGTYAKDDLFPKGTDKQIVQSGAVLVDPKSGGIRALVGGRGEHVFRGYNRATQLKAQPGSTMKPLAVFAPALEEGMGVTDMLKDEEMEFKDYKPQNYNDKYKGEVPMYEALRDSLNVPAVWLLDEIGIVKGMESVKNYGIQLDPKKDRNLGLALGGLSTGVSPVTMAEAYSAFANNGERHETHAITKIVDKEGNIIVEYKGKKSKAVSKETAEKMTTMLLGVVQDGTGKGAQISGRELAGKTGSTQVPIKGIEGTKDQWFVGYTPQLVGAVWVGYDKTDKDHYLTTTSSEGAALIFKDFMSEALKNTKAESFNVPPLSKYIEEHKRKQRAKSVKELEKRVKREAEKLKKQWEEAKKKLKEKKEKPKEEPKKKEKKESNTEAAATSTNTDSSNDTSDSGTTNETGGEGDTGSEGDTGGEGDTGGEGDTRGEGDTGGEGDTGGEGDTGGEGDTGGEGDTGGEGDTSDTGASDEDGSVDEEKKDDGTN comes from the coding sequence ATGAATCAGGTGCTGGTTTTGTCTGTTTCAACAGCGATTTTGACATTCTTGAGTTTTTTCCATGTTTATTCTGAGGGGGCTGACATCAGCGCATTGAATGATGACATGGCACAGTCAACCGTCATCTATGATGCGAATGGTGAGGTCGCCAGTAAGATTTCGGCTCTGAAAAATGAAGGGATAAAGATTGAAGATGTTCCGGATCATGTCAAAAACGCTGTAATTGCCATCGAGGACCACCGTTTTTATGAACACGATGGTGTGGACCTTGTAGGAATTTCGCGGGCTTTTGTCCAGAACGTCAAGGCAGGAAGTATTGTTGAAGGTGGAAGTACGATTACACAGCAGTTAACGAAGAATGCTTTACTTTCGAGTGAAAAGACATATAAAAGAAAGCTAGAAGAATTTTTCATGGCAAGGGAAATAGAAAAGCAATATTCCAAAGATGAAATCATGCAAATGTATTTGAATCGGATTTATTTCGGGAATGGTTCCTGGGGAATCAAACGGGCAGCGATGGGGTACTTTGGCAAGGAAGTCAAAGACCTTTCCGTAAGCGAAGCGGCAATGATCGCAGGCTTGATCAAGGCGCCATCTGCATTGGATCCTAATAAAAATTATGAAGAAGCAATGGACAGAAGAAATCTTGTCCTCCAAATGATGAAAACCCATGGTTTTATTAAGGAAGAAGAGTATAAACAGGCAGTGGCCGAAGAGTTAGTACTTAATGAAAAAGGCGGAGATCCGTTGCGCGGCCGATACCCATACTATGTTGATCATGTCATCGATGAGGCTATAAAGAAATACGGTCTGACCCAGGAACAAATATTGACTGGTGGGTTGCAAATCCATACGGAGCTTGATGTGACAATGCAATCGGCTGTAGAAGGGACTTACGCAAAAGATGACCTGTTTCCAAAAGGCACAGATAAGCAAATCGTCCAAAGCGGCGCTGTGCTGGTTGATCCTAAAAGCGGAGGAATCCGTGCGCTTGTAGGCGGCCGCGGTGAGCATGTATTCCGAGGTTACAATCGTGCTACACAGTTAAAAGCACAGCCTGGTTCTACAATGAAGCCACTAGCAGTGTTTGCGCCAGCGCTCGAAGAAGGCATGGGTGTTACGGACATGCTGAAGGATGAGGAAATGGAATTCAAGGATTACAAGCCTCAAAACTACAATGATAAATATAAAGGCGAAGTCCCTATGTATGAAGCATTGAGAGATTCATTGAATGTGCCGGCAGTATGGCTCCTGGATGAAATAGGCATTGTCAAAGGAATGGAATCGGTAAAGAACTATGGCATTCAGCTGGATCCTAAGAAAGATCGTAATCTTGGCCTGGCACTTGGAGGATTATCCACTGGGGTATCTCCGGTAACAATGGCAGAGGCATATTCGGCATTTGCCAATAATGGTGAGCGCCATGAAACACATGCAATCACCAAAATTGTTGATAAAGAAGGCAATATAATTGTTGAATATAAAGGGAAGAAGAGCAAGGCTGTTTCAAAAGAAACTGCAGAAAAAATGACGACCATGCTCCTTGGGGTCGTACAAGATGGCACAGGGAAAGGTGCGCAAATTTCTGGTCGGGAGTTAGCTGGAAAAACAGGCTCTACCCAAGTGCCGATTAAAGGCATCGAAGGGACGAAAGATCAGTGGTTTGTCGGGTATACTCCACAGCTTGTCGGCGCTGTGTGGGTTGGTTATGACAAGACAGACAAGGATCATTATTTAACCACTACAAGCAGCGAAGGAGCCGCGCTGATTTTTAAGGACTTTATGTCTGAAGCATTGAAAAATACAAAAGCAGAATCCTTTAATGTCCCGCCGCTTTCAAAATATATAGAAGAGCACAAAAGGAAACAGCGTGCCAAGTCTGTAAAAGAACTAGAGAAAAGAGTTAAGAGGGAAGCAGAAAAACTAAAGAAGCAATGGGAAGAGGCAAAAAAGAAGCTGAAAGAGAAGAAAGAAAAGCCAAAAGAAGAACCAAAAAAGAAAGAGAAAAAGGAATCAAATACTGAAGCTGCTGCAACGTCAACGAATACTGACAGCAGCAATGACACCAGTGACTCCGGTACTACAAATGAAACCGGAGGTGAAGGTGATACAGGTAGTGAAGGAGATACCGGAGGCGAAGGAGATACCGGTGGTGAAGGAGATACCAGAGGTGAAGGAGATACCGGTGGTGAAGGAGATACCGGAGGCGAAGGAGATACCGGTGGTGAAGGAGATACCGGTGGTGAAGGAGATACCGGAGGCGAAGGAGATACCAGTGACACCGGTGCATCTGACGAAGATGGGTCTGTTGATGAAGAAAAAAAAGATGATGGCACTAACTGA
- a CDS encoding HPr family phosphocarrier protein, with protein sequence MKEIMSSNVMVQKRFTMKKMLEIYQAAKKLDGTTYLYSRQKAVEATSLSKLVSFLLTVEPNTTLKIIMEGTDVEPKLNQLTRLLTNEASVLRVKRKRLIESSESFQI encoded by the coding sequence ATGAAAGAAATTATGTCATCTAATGTTATGGTTCAGAAAAGATTCACTATGAAAAAAATGCTTGAAATCTATCAGGCTGCTAAAAAATTGGACGGTACTACTTACTTATACAGCCGCCAGAAGGCAGTTGAGGCAACTTCATTGTCTAAGCTTGTTTCTTTCCTGCTGACAGTGGAACCAAATACAACTTTAAAAATTATTATGGAAGGCACAGATGTAGAACCGAAATTAAACCAGCTGACCAGGCTTCTTACAAATGAAGCTTCTGTCCTTCGCGTTAAACGCAAGCGACTTATCGAGTCTTCCGAATCATTCCAAATATAG
- a CDS encoding MFS transporter: protein MKKLTEIFRNRSFTKLFLANFTSQMGSTIGLTAFMFFLLDRFSSQPAYATITELMYSLPMLAVFFLIGVFADRMDRQKIAVYCDWISAFLSIALIAAIYVGWMPLVFAVLFLRSAIQKFFFPAEHGMVQGILKKDDYTTAAGLNQLVMSLFMLFGNGLGVLAYWSIGIYGAILVDTLSFIISALLIQKTAISIEARLPNGSHTLKDLNLKMVFKDFKHGFKYVMSSKLLFALIIGFFIFGIVNGGFSVMPIFILKYKLAPDTYEQYSIVIGFVFGIGVLIGSFVASLLSQKVKLYHMISVGLMIAGSFTALASLPNNIYLFLGILFISALALPLINVGIGGWLPSIIDPKMMGRVQGLISPLNMLSHSLTLAFIAYSFPSLLTIEMLYWIVGGCLAIVGVFYMIVLPKLAQESESVFKETSVEQGV, encoded by the coding sequence ATGAAAAAACTTACGGAGATTTTCAGGAACAGGAGTTTCACGAAGTTATTTTTGGCAAACTTTACTTCCCAAATGGGCAGTACGATCGGCTTGACAGCCTTCATGTTTTTCCTGCTGGACCGTTTCAGCTCCCAGCCCGCCTATGCGACGATAACGGAGCTGATGTATTCTCTGCCTATGCTTGCGGTGTTTTTCCTGATTGGAGTATTCGCTGACAGGATGGACCGGCAGAAAATAGCGGTTTACTGTGATTGGATAAGTGCGTTTTTATCTATCGCATTAATTGCAGCTATCTATGTTGGATGGATGCCGCTTGTCTTTGCTGTCCTGTTTTTGAGAAGCGCGATTCAAAAGTTCTTCTTCCCGGCTGAACATGGGATGGTACAGGGAATATTGAAAAAAGACGACTACACGACAGCGGCTGGGTTGAATCAGCTCGTGATGAGCCTGTTCATGCTGTTCGGCAATGGTCTCGGAGTACTCGCTTACTGGTCGATTGGCATTTATGGCGCGATTTTAGTTGACACTCTGTCGTTCATCATCAGCGCGCTGCTTATCCAGAAAACTGCTATTTCAATTGAAGCGCGGCTGCCAAATGGCTCTCATACACTTAAGGATTTGAATCTCAAGATGGTATTCAAGGATTTTAAACATGGGTTTAAGTATGTCATGAGCAGCAAATTGTTGTTTGCTCTAATCATCGGGTTTTTCATCTTTGGAATCGTAAATGGCGGCTTCTCCGTCATGCCGATTTTCATTCTGAAATATAAGCTGGCCCCTGATACTTATGAGCAATATTCGATTGTCATCGGCTTCGTGTTTGGGATCGGCGTATTAATCGGCAGCTTTGTTGCATCATTGCTTTCTCAGAAAGTGAAGCTCTATCATATGATTTCAGTAGGTTTGATGATTGCTGGCAGCTTTACCGCTCTTGCTTCTTTGCCGAATAATATCTATCTGTTCCTTGGCATTCTGTTTATCTCTGCACTGGCACTGCCGCTCATAAACGTTGGGATTGGCGGCTGGCTTCCAAGCATTATTGATCCGAAAATGATGGGCAGGGTCCAGGGGCTGATCAGTCCGCTTAATATGCTGTCGCATTCATTGACTCTTGCATTCATTGCGTACAGCTTTCCTTCTTTGCTTACCATTGAAATGCTATATTGGATTGTCGGCGGATGCCTCGCCATCGTAGGTGTGTTTTACATGATTGTACTGCCTAAGCTTGCGCAAGAAAGCGAGTCCGTTTTTAAAGAAACTTCAGTCGAGCAGGGGGTATAG